A region of Chloracidobacterium sp. DNA encodes the following proteins:
- a CDS encoding HEAT repeat domain-containing protein: MRTIHHRSFSVLPCGLCDFAGHRLPPNCKGRRVLLTIAAIFLAAAHAFAQSNLDDLRNKIANGSVEDKRNALLEVRNLSAEDASRIAIPALNDRDELVRAAAPSAVAFLPKPEAARLILPLLNDKAEFVRSEAAFALGEVGDSSAVQPLLQRLQKDSGAVRSVAAAALGKIGDVSAVGALNALLKRKPNEDDENLRRSAARSIGQIARFVRTGKRRVETPQNFLPTKYKDSYSATESVVHSFPVFRSSVTILTIVLSNKKEADDVRREAAFALGAIGDISVRQILSDHLNSSDIYLAEICTEALLNLSQFE, translated from the coding sequence ATGCGAACCATTCATCATCGATCTTTCTCGGTTCTTCCTTGCGGCCTCTGCGACTTTGCGGGACACCGTCTCCCCCCAAACTGCAAAGGCCGCAGAGTTCTTTTAACAATTGCAGCCATCTTTCTCGCTGCCGCTCACGCCTTTGCCCAATCCAACTTAGACGACCTTAGAAACAAGATCGCCAACGGCTCAGTCGAAGATAAACGCAATGCTCTTCTCGAGGTCCGAAACCTTAGTGCCGAAGATGCCTCGCGGATAGCCATTCCGGCATTGAATGACCGTGACGAACTTGTCCGCGCAGCCGCACCTTCAGCCGTCGCGTTCCTTCCAAAACCGGAAGCGGCACGTCTAATATTGCCGCTTTTGAATGACAAGGCTGAATTTGTTCGAAGCGAGGCCGCATTTGCACTCGGCGAGGTCGGTGACAGTTCGGCTGTGCAGCCTCTTCTTCAAAGGCTACAAAAAGACAGCGGCGCGGTTAGGTCGGTCGCTGCGGCGGCTCTCGGCAAGATCGGTGATGTCTCGGCGGTTGGTGCACTCAACGCCCTACTCAAAAGAAAACCGAATGAAGATGACGAGAACCTCCGCCGCTCAGCGGCACGTTCGATAGGCCAGATCGCACGGTTCGTTCGCACAGGAAAGAGGCGTGTCGAGACGCCGCAGAATTTTTTGCCCACAAAATACAAAGATAGTTACTCTGCAACAGAATCAGTGGTTCACTCGTTTCCTGTTTTTCGTAGTTCGGTAACGATACTCACGATTGTCCTATCGAACAAAAAAGAGGCGGATGATGTCCGCCGCGAAGCCGCTTTTGCTCTTGGAGCAATAGGCGATATTTCGGTAAGACAAATCCTATCAGACCATCTAAATTCCTCTGACATTTATCTCGCCGAGATCTGCACGGAAGCCCTGCTCAATTTGTCTCAATTTGAATAA
- a CDS encoding leucine--tRNA ligase, with the protein MDDKYFAKKIEQKWQRIWAESGAFNAEIDEEKPKFYQLEMLPYPSGNLHMGHVRNYSAGDALAWYKRLKGFNVLHPIGWDSFGQPAEDAAVKRGVNPREWTEANIEIMRGQLQRIGVSCDWRRQMYAHTPEYYKFDQWFFLKMHEIGLAYKKKTQVNWCEHDQATLSNEQASGGICWRCGNPVTKKDLEQWFLKTTAYTDQLLDDMAEIEAGWPSNVLKRQRDWIGRSEGAFVKFNVKGSDEKIEVFTTRIDTIYGANSVVVAAEHPIVEAKIEMMSANVVAKIAAIRAENAKPTDHEVEIEKDGIDTGLKAINPFSGEELPVWVGNYVMMEYGTGAVMSVPAHDERDFEFAKKFDLPIRQVISEPHLVHEHSTMQALALEQAMGEYGVLVHSDYWNGKTSDQAKKEMAEYAVKHGFGEAATTYRLRDWGISRQRFWGSPIPIIYCDKCAVVPEKFENLPVRLPETAPFTGTGESPLAKVPEFYETTCPNCDGPAKRDTDTMDTFVDSSWYFFRYTDPTNEVLPFDPETAAYWTPVDQYIGGDDHAVMHLIYARFWTKVMRDLGLVKFNEPFKRLLTQGMVVGETFFDDESGKKIYHMPNTVTVTRDAKGKITGATSSDGRSLKYGIERMSKSKGNGVDPDEMVEIYGADAARLFVMFAAPIENELVWNEAGIEGSVRFLQRVWRLVYKWREALRVTPLGVKDAGKETAEAVTLNGKKLRQKTHQTIKRVSDNFESLQFNTPVAALMELSNAIGDFSVEPQDASDEEIFAVREALTSLVLMLTPFCPHTAEEFFSVLIGNENGIVANDARFPEFNEELAKTDEIEIPVQVNGKLRSRVMASPDASNEQLEAMAFADEKVREHTDGKEIVKVVVVPKRLVNIVVKG; encoded by the coding sequence ATGGACGATAAATATTTCGCAAAAAAGATAGAACAGAAATGGCAGCGTATCTGGGCAGAGAGCGGAGCTTTTAACGCCGAGATCGACGAGGAAAAGCCCAAATTTTATCAGCTTGAAATGCTGCCTTATCCGTCTGGCAATTTGCATATGGGCCATGTGCGGAATTACTCAGCGGGCGATGCACTTGCATGGTATAAGCGCCTGAAAGGCTTTAATGTTCTGCATCCGATCGGCTGGGATTCGTTTGGGCAGCCTGCGGAGGACGCAGCGGTCAAACGCGGTGTGAATCCTAGAGAGTGGACCGAGGCAAACATTGAAATAATGCGCGGCCAACTCCAGCGGATCGGGGTGAGCTGCGATTGGCGGCGGCAGATGTATGCCCACACGCCTGAGTATTACAAATTTGACCAGTGGTTCTTCCTGAAAATGCACGAGATAGGCCTCGCGTACAAAAAGAAGACGCAGGTCAATTGGTGCGAGCACGATCAGGCGACGCTCTCGAACGAACAGGCAAGCGGCGGCATTTGCTGGCGTTGCGGCAATCCTGTGACGAAGAAAGATCTGGAGCAGTGGTTCCTGAAAACGACTGCTTACACCGATCAACTGCTTGACGATATGGCCGAGATCGAGGCTGGCTGGCCTTCGAATGTGCTGAAACGTCAGAGAGATTGGATCGGGCGTTCGGAAGGAGCGTTCGTCAAATTTAATGTAAAGGGATCGGACGAGAAGATCGAGGTCTTTACGACGCGAATAGACACGATCTACGGAGCGAACTCGGTGGTCGTTGCCGCAGAACATCCGATCGTTGAAGCGAAAATCGAGATGATGTCCGCAAACGTCGTCGCCAAGATAGCCGCGATCAGGGCCGAGAACGCAAAACCGACCGACCACGAAGTTGAGATCGAAAAAGACGGCATTGACACCGGTTTGAAGGCGATCAATCCCTTCAGCGGTGAGGAATTGCCTGTGTGGGTTGGCAACTACGTGATGATGGAATACGGGACAGGCGCAGTTATGTCGGTTCCGGCGCACGATGAGCGTGATTTTGAATTTGCGAAGAAATTTGACTTGCCGATCAGGCAGGTTATCTCGGAGCCGCATCTTGTTCACGAGCACAGTACGATGCAGGCACTGGCGCTCGAGCAGGCGATGGGTGAATATGGCGTCCTTGTTCATTCCGACTATTGGAACGGAAAAACGAGCGATCAAGCCAAGAAGGAAATGGCAGAATATGCGGTCAAACACGGCTTTGGCGAAGCTGCTACGACGTATCGTCTGCGTGATTGGGGTATTTCGCGACAGAGATTTTGGGGTTCGCCGATACCGATCATTTATTGTGATAAGTGCGCCGTCGTGCCCGAAAAATTTGAGAATTTACCGGTGCGGTTGCCCGAAACGGCGCCATTTACAGGCACAGGTGAATCACCGCTGGCGAAGGTGCCTGAGTTTTACGAGACGACCTGTCCAAACTGCGACGGGCCGGCAAAACGCGATACGGACACGATGGATACATTTGTCGATTCGTCGTGGTATTTTTTCCGCTACACTGATCCGACAAATGAGGTGTTGCCATTCGATCCGGAAACAGCAGCATATTGGACGCCAGTCGATCAATACATCGGCGGCGACGACCATGCGGTGATGCACCTGATCTATGCTCGGTTTTGGACGAAGGTGATGCGTGATCTCGGTCTGGTCAAATTCAACGAGCCTTTCAAAAGACTTTTAACGCAGGGAATGGTTGTTGGCGAGACGTTTTTTGACGACGAATCCGGCAAGAAGATCTATCACATGCCGAATACTGTCACCGTAACACGCGACGCGAAAGGCAAGATCACAGGTGCGACATCCTCTGACGGCAGATCATTGAAATACGGCATCGAGCGTATGTCCAAGTCAAAAGGCAACGGCGTCGATCCAGACGAAATGGTCGAGATCTACGGTGCCGATGCCGCGAGATTGTTCGTTATGTTCGCCGCTCCGATCGAGAATGAACTAGTTTGGAACGAAGCAGGCATCGAAGGCTCGGTCAGATTTTTGCAGCGTGTTTGGCGGCTGGTTTACAAGTGGCGGGAAGCGTTAAGAGTTACGCCTTTAGGCGTGAAAGATGCAGGCAAAGAAACGGCTGAAGCCGTCACTCTGAACGGTAAGAAGCTCCGCCAAAAAACGCATCAGACTATCAAGCGAGTTTCCGACAATTTTGAAAGCCTGCAATTCAACACGCCGGTCGCGGCTTTAATGGAATTGTCGAACGCCATCGGTGACTTTTCTGTCGAACCACAAGATGCTAGCGACGAAGAAATTTTCGCCGTGCGCGAGGCTTTGACGAGTTTAGTTCTGATGTTGACGCCGTTCTGTCCTCACACCGCTGAGGAATTTTTCTCGGTGCTGATCGGCAATGAGAACGGCATCGTTGCAAACGACGCGCGGTTTCCCGAATTTAATGAGGAGCTTGCAAAAACCGACGAGATCGAGATACCGGTGCAAGTCAACGGCAAGCTGCGTTCGCGAGTTATGGCTTCGCCCGATGCCTCAAACGAACAGCTTGAAGCGATGGCATTCGCCGACGAAAAGGTCCGCGAACACACCGACGGCAAAGAGATCGTCAAGGTCGTTGTCGTTCCAAAACGCCTTGTGAACATAGTCGTAAAAGGCTGA
- a CDS encoding radical SAM protein has protein sequence MKILLYNPDNGITRNFMPHLWMFLLQSLTPKEHEVILIDGNAKAMTRSELVQFCKDENIGLIGIGSMTRMVARAYLVADALREAGFKVVMGGPHVTECPLEALGKDGGPRHADAVALGEADDYWAQIVEDAANGELKETYQPKVDEKGNDFKPSLQPYPHIPWETLDLEQFSLVPKFLQPVMSKFGEGWGKFFVVPIETGRGCPYGCEFCTVTGFFGDSIRFRTNESVVEELLRLKERAKKEKGQIAVFFIDDNLAINKKRLKSLLRDMIAAGATLPWVAQISANLLGDEELVDLIADAGARWIFIGMESIDPANMADVNKTFSKPADYKGVLDGLARRNIYAITSFIVGMDNDTVGVANRTVDEIESWAPGLPVFGQLTPFPATPLYDRLEKAGRLDRPKHWLDFAPFVMAHNPLKMTIEDAKKETFDAWSRSYSPERNWEAINAIRNAPIDTRIGHLVARLFFRGIYFPQMSKRAWLKLLFDNRKPILSLTGEGIRTWRQFRKRQRTETRAIQAAQ, from the coding sequence ATGAAAATATTGCTCTACAACCCGGACAACGGCATTACACGGAATTTTATGCCGCACCTCTGGATGTTCCTTTTGCAGTCATTGACGCCAAAGGAGCATGAGGTGATCCTTATCGACGGGAATGCGAAAGCAATGACCCGCTCTGAGCTTGTTCAGTTTTGCAAGGACGAGAACATCGGCCTTATCGGTATCGGATCGATGACGCGAATGGTCGCTCGAGCATATCTGGTCGCTGATGCACTGCGCGAGGCCGGGTTTAAGGTTGTGATGGGCGGGCCGCATGTAACGGAATGTCCATTGGAAGCACTAGGAAAAGACGGTGGACCGCGTCACGCTGATGCGGTAGCGCTCGGCGAAGCTGACGATTATTGGGCACAGATCGTCGAAGACGCTGCAAACGGCGAACTCAAAGAAACATACCAACCCAAAGTTGATGAGAAAGGCAACGATTTTAAGCCGAGTCTCCAGCCCTATCCGCATATCCCTTGGGAAACACTCGATCTCGAACAATTCTCGCTCGTGCCTAAATTTCTTCAGCCTGTGATGTCAAAATTTGGCGAAGGCTGGGGCAAATTCTTCGTCGTTCCTATCGAAACCGGACGAGGCTGTCCGTATGGCTGCGAATTTTGTACGGTGACAGGTTTCTTTGGTGATTCTATTCGCTTTCGTACAAACGAAAGCGTTGTAGAAGAACTCTTAAGATTAAAAGAGCGAGCCAAAAAAGAAAAAGGCCAGATCGCGGTGTTTTTCATTGATGACAATCTGGCGATCAATAAAAAGCGGCTCAAATCTCTTCTCCGCGACATGATCGCGGCCGGTGCGACGCTACCATGGGTCGCCCAGATCAGCGCCAATCTTTTGGGTGACGAAGAATTGGTCGATCTCATCGCCGACGCTGGTGCTCGTTGGATATTCATCGGGATGGAATCAATTGATCCTGCGAATATGGCTGACGTGAACAAGACATTTTCGAAGCCGGCAGATTACAAGGGTGTTCTTGACGGACTCGCCCGCCGAAATATTTACGCGATCACTTCGTTCATCGTCGGGATGGACAATGATACCGTTGGCGTCGCTAACCGAACGGTTGATGAGATAGAGAGTTGGGCTCCCGGACTGCCGGTTTTTGGGCAACTAACCCCGTTTCCCGCTACGCCTCTTTATGACAGGCTCGAAAAGGCAGGCCGTCTCGACAGACCTAAGCACTGGCTTGATTTTGCTCCTTTCGTCATGGCTCATAACCCGCTGAAAATGACCATCGAGGACGCCAAAAAAGAGACCTTCGACGCTTGGTCGCGCTCGTACAGCCCTGAGCGCAATTGGGAGGCGATAAATGCCATCCGCAATGCTCCTATCGACACGCGCATCGGACATCTTGTCGCACGCCTATTTTTCCGCGGCATCTATTTTCCGCAGATGAGCAAGCGAGCTTGGCTCAAGCTTCTTTTCGACAATCGCAAACCCATCCTCAGCCTCACAGGCGAAGGAATACGCACCTGGCGCCAATTCCGCAAACGCCAACGCACCGAAACCCGAGCTATTCAAGCAGCACAGTGA